GTCCGTCGGCGGTCAAAAGAGTGAGATCAAGTTCTCCCTCGAAGACCTGCAAAAACTCGCCGCCGGCCGGATGGCGTTCCCATCGCGGATGCGCCGAAAAACGCGCCACGCCGACCGAGCAACAATCGAACGCAGCGAGCGCTCGTCCCCTGCTGTTTTTGCGCAGCTTGGATGCCGTGGCTCGAATATCGTGGGCG
This genomic stretch from Candidatus Binatus sp. harbors:
- a CDS encoding cupin domain-containing protein, producing MLSAHDIRATASKLRKNSRGRALAAFDCCSVGVARFSAHPRWERHPAGGEFLQVFEGELDLTLLTADGPIETTLRPGSVFVVPRGLWHSPRPRGAVTLLYISNTEGTEISNERDPRIPN